One Anas platyrhynchos isolate ZD024472 breed Pekin duck chromosome 2, IASCAAS_PekinDuck_T2T, whole genome shotgun sequence DNA segment encodes these proteins:
- the RNF138 gene encoding E3 ubiquitin-protein ligase RNF138 isoform X2: MAGEAAAQRFDEDDFYCPVCQEVFKTPVRTANCQHVFCRKCFLTAIRESGTHCPLCRGSVTKKERSYPKRALDVENNMKKASGGCRCCEKQVRFSWMRQHYKTCKKYQDEYGVSSIIPNLQISQDSTGNSRNDSISDNGGMANNQILQGDTSGHPTFKCPLCQEANFTRQRLLDHCNNRHLYQIVPVICPICVSLPWADSNQVTRNLVSHLNLRHQFDYGEFVNLQLDEEAQYQNAVQESCHVNF, translated from the exons ATGGCTGGGGAGGCGGCCGCGCAGCGCTTCGACGAGGATGATTTCTACTGTCCCGTGTGCCAGGAGGTGTTCAAAACGCCCGTGAGGACCGCCAACTGCCAGCATGT ATTTTGCAGGAAGTGCTTCTTGACAGCTATCAGAGAAAGTGGAACACATTGTCCTCTCTGCCGGGGGAGTGTGACTAAAAAAGAAAGATCTTATCCCAAAAGGGCTCTAGATGTTGAAAACAATATGAAGAAAGCTTCTGGGGGCTGTAGATGCTGTGAGAAGCAG GTTAGATTTTCATGGATGAGACAGCATTATAAAACGTGTAAGAAGTATCAGGATGAATATGGTGTTTCTTCTATTATTCCAAACTTACAGATTTCCCAAGATTCAACAGGGAACAG CAGGAATGATTCAATATCTGATAACGGAGGGATGGCTAATAATCAAATACTTCAAGGAGATACAAG TGGACATCCAACCTTCAAATGCCCTCTGTGTCAGGAAGCCAATTTTACCAGGCAGCGCTTGTTGGATCACTGTAATAATAGACATCTTTATCAGATAGTTCCTGTT ATCTGTCCTATTTGTGTATCTCTTCCTTGGGCAGATTCTAACCAGGTTACCAGAAATCTTGTTAGCCATCTAAATCTGAGACACCAGTTTGACTATGGAGAATTTGTG aaTCTTCAGCTTGATGAAGAAGCCCAATACCAAAACGCAGTTCAAGAATCCTGTCATGTGAACTTTTAA
- the RNF138 gene encoding E3 ubiquitin-protein ligase RNF138 isoform X1 yields the protein MAGEAAAQRFDEDDFYCPVCQEVFKTPVRTANCQHVFCRKCFLTAIRESGTHCPLCRGSVTKKERSYPKRALDVENNMKKASGGCRCCEKQVRFSWMRQHYKTCKKYQDEYGVSSIIPNLQISQDSTGNSSRNDSISDNGGMANNQILQGDTSGHPTFKCPLCQEANFTRQRLLDHCNNRHLYQIVPVICPICVSLPWADSNQVTRNLVSHLNLRHQFDYGEFVNLQLDEEAQYQNAVQESCHVNF from the exons ATGGCTGGGGAGGCGGCCGCGCAGCGCTTCGACGAGGATGATTTCTACTGTCCCGTGTGCCAGGAGGTGTTCAAAACGCCCGTGAGGACCGCCAACTGCCAGCATGT ATTTTGCAGGAAGTGCTTCTTGACAGCTATCAGAGAAAGTGGAACACATTGTCCTCTCTGCCGGGGGAGTGTGACTAAAAAAGAAAGATCTTATCCCAAAAGGGCTCTAGATGTTGAAAACAATATGAAGAAAGCTTCTGGGGGCTGTAGATGCTGTGAGAAGCAG GTTAGATTTTCATGGATGAGACAGCATTATAAAACGTGTAAGAAGTATCAGGATGAATATGGTGTTTCTTCTATTATTCCAAACTTACAGATTTCCCAAGATTCAACAGGGAACAG TAGCAGGAATGATTCAATATCTGATAACGGAGGGATGGCTAATAATCAAATACTTCAAGGAGATACAAG TGGACATCCAACCTTCAAATGCCCTCTGTGTCAGGAAGCCAATTTTACCAGGCAGCGCTTGTTGGATCACTGTAATAATAGACATCTTTATCAGATAGTTCCTGTT ATCTGTCCTATTTGTGTATCTCTTCCTTGGGCAGATTCTAACCAGGTTACCAGAAATCTTGTTAGCCATCTAAATCTGAGACACCAGTTTGACTATGGAGAATTTGTG aaTCTTCAGCTTGATGAAGAAGCCCAATACCAAAACGCAGTTCAAGAATCCTGTCATGTGAACTTTTAA
- the RNF138 gene encoding E3 ubiquitin-protein ligase RNF138 isoform X3 — MAGEAAAQRFDEDDFYCPVCQEVFKTPVRTANCQHVFCRKCFLTAIRESGTHCPLCRGSVTKKERSYPKRALDVENNMKKASGGCRCCEKQVRFSWMRQHYKTCKKYQDEYGVSSIIPNLQISQDSTGNSSRNDSISDNGGMANNQILQGDTSGHPTFKCPLCQEANFTRQRLLDHCNNRHLYQIVPVILTRLPEILLAI; from the exons ATGGCTGGGGAGGCGGCCGCGCAGCGCTTCGACGAGGATGATTTCTACTGTCCCGTGTGCCAGGAGGTGTTCAAAACGCCCGTGAGGACCGCCAACTGCCAGCATGT ATTTTGCAGGAAGTGCTTCTTGACAGCTATCAGAGAAAGTGGAACACATTGTCCTCTCTGCCGGGGGAGTGTGACTAAAAAAGAAAGATCTTATCCCAAAAGGGCTCTAGATGTTGAAAACAATATGAAGAAAGCTTCTGGGGGCTGTAGATGCTGTGAGAAGCAG GTTAGATTTTCATGGATGAGACAGCATTATAAAACGTGTAAGAAGTATCAGGATGAATATGGTGTTTCTTCTATTATTCCAAACTTACAGATTTCCCAAGATTCAACAGGGAACAG TAGCAGGAATGATTCAATATCTGATAACGGAGGGATGGCTAATAATCAAATACTTCAAGGAGATACAAG TGGACATCCAACCTTCAAATGCCCTCTGTGTCAGGAAGCCAATTTTACCAGGCAGCGCTTGTTGGATCACTGTAATAATAGACATCTTTATCAGATAGTTCCTGTT ATTCTAACCAGGTTACCAGAAATCTTGTTAGCCATCTAA